A single Candidatus Caccoplasma merdavium DNA region contains:
- a CDS encoding glycoside hydrolase family 88 protein → MNWKTSLAAAACFACTLSLSAQKMSVEFAESEMTRFPEAWQLDHGKRLYFGYSQGVGCCAMLDMWHYTGDRKYYDYVEEWADTLINDKGEIHLYEMADYNLDFINSGKVLFDVYAETGDPKYKKAMDVLVRQLARQPRTHEGAFWHKLIYPFQIWLDGLYMASPFLARYGATFDRPELIDDAVKQFLICARRTFDNRTGLYFHAYDESRNQRWADPTTGHSPNFWGRSMGWWFMALVDVLDYVPENHPRRADLITMVKGLAVTLPGYQDKDGLWYQVLDQIEREGNFPEASVTTQFMYAYAKAVNKGYIDASYIEVAEKAYDGLRKKLLKKNPDKTWTLTRCCAVGGLGGSKYRDGSFDYYIHERMRDNDAKATGPFIMGCIQLEKYRAAHDSGTSKKR, encoded by the coding sequence ATGAATTGGAAAACCTCTTTGGCCGCCGCTGCCTGTTTTGCTTGTACCCTGAGCCTGTCGGCGCAAAAAATGTCGGTCGAGTTTGCTGAGTCCGAAATGACCCGCTTCCCCGAAGCCTGGCAACTCGACCATGGAAAACGTCTCTATTTCGGTTACTCCCAAGGCGTGGGTTGCTGTGCCATGCTCGACATGTGGCATTATACCGGCGACCGCAAATATTACGACTATGTGGAGGAGTGGGCCGACACCCTCATCAACGACAAGGGCGAAATCCATCTCTACGAGATGGCCGATTACAATCTCGACTTTATCAATTCGGGCAAAGTGCTCTTCGACGTCTATGCCGAAACCGGTGACCCCAAATACAAAAAAGCCATGGACGTGCTGGTGCGTCAGTTGGCCCGCCAGCCCCGCACCCATGAAGGAGCTTTTTGGCATAAACTCATCTATCCCTTCCAGATATGGCTCGACGGCCTCTATATGGCATCTCCCTTCCTGGCCCGTTACGGAGCCACCTTTGACAGGCCCGAGCTCATCGATGACGCGGTGAAGCAGTTCCTCATCTGCGCCCGTCGCACCTTCGACAACCGCACGGGGCTCTATTTCCACGCCTACGACGAGAGCCGCAACCAGCGTTGGGCCGACCCCACGACCGGGCATTCGCCCAACTTCTGGGGCCGCAGCATGGGCTGGTGGTTTATGGCGCTGGTCGATGTGCTCGATTATGTTCCCGAGAATCACCCCCGTCGTGCCGACCTCATCACGATGGTCAAGGGGCTTGCCGTCACATTGCCCGGGTATCAGGACAAGGACGGGCTTTGGTATCAGGTGCTCGACCAAATCGAGCGTGAGGGCAACTTCCCCGAAGCCTCGGTGACGACACAATTCATGTATGCCTATGCCAAGGCGGTCAATAAAGGTTACATCGATGCTTCCTATATCGAAGTGGCCGAGAAAGCCTATGACGGACTGCGCAAGAAACTTCTCAAAAAGAATCCCGACAAAACATGGACCCTTACCCGATGTTGTGCCGTGGGCGGGCTTGGCGGCAGCAAGTATCGCGACGGCTCGTTCGACTACTATATCCATGAGCGTATGCGCGACAACGATGCCAAAGCCACCGGCCCGTTCATCATGGGCTGCATTCAACTCGAAAAATATCGCGCCGCACACGACTCCGGCACTTCGAAGAAACGATAA
- a CDS encoding rhamnogalacturonan acetylesterase, with protein MKKIAFLLGVFVLLQSFGATEAYARKEKKNKKTLVYVIGDSTVKNGQGRGDRGQWGWGSFVGEYFDADKAEVRNRAIGGRSSRTFITEGRWSAVTDSLGKGDYVLIQFGHNDGGDIFTGNRPRASLKGVGDEDTTGIVEATGVKETVVTYGAYLRRYVREAKAKGANPILCTLIPRNRWKDGKVMRDNAHAEWAREVAREENVPCIDLNTLISDIYDEMGQEAVKSCFTDADWTHTSEKGARINAEVVAQQIDQLKGCKLKKFLK; from the coding sequence ATGAAGAAAATAGCATTCCTCTTGGGCGTTTTTGTCTTGTTGCAATCTTTTGGCGCAACCGAAGCCTATGCCCGGAAAGAGAAGAAAAATAAAAAAACGCTCGTTTATGTGATTGGTGACTCGACCGTGAAGAACGGACAGGGGAGAGGCGACCGCGGCCAATGGGGCTGGGGTAGCTTCGTGGGCGAATATTTCGATGCCGACAAGGCCGAGGTGCGCAATCGTGCCATCGGCGGCCGCAGCAGCCGCACATTCATTACCGAAGGCCGTTGGAGCGCAGTGACCGATTCGTTGGGCAAGGGCGATTACGTCCTCATACAGTTCGGGCACAACGATGGCGGCGACATCTTCACCGGGAACCGTCCCCGCGCGTCGCTCAAAGGTGTGGGCGATGAAGACACCACCGGCATCGTCGAGGCCACCGGCGTAAAAGAGACGGTGGTAACCTATGGCGCCTATTTGCGCCGTTATGTGCGTGAAGCCAAGGCCAAGGGAGCCAATCCCATTCTGTGCACGCTCATACCCCGCAATCGTTGGAAAGACGGGAAAGTGATGCGCGACAACGCCCATGCCGAGTGGGCTCGTGAGGTTGCCCGTGAAGAGAACGTCCCTTGCATCGACCTCAATACCTTGATTTCGGATATCTATGATGAGATGGGGCAGGAGGCTGTCAAGTCCTGCTTTACCGATGCCGACTGGACCCATACCTCGGAAAAGGGCGCCCGCATCAATGCCGAGGTGGTGGCTCAACAAATCGACCAGCTCAAAGGCTGCAAACTGAAAAAGTTCCTGAAATAG
- a CDS encoding T9SS type A sorting domain-containing protein, with product MKRVLLSICMAFALAGGAAADGLVAFPGAEGYGRFARGARAGSNPTVYHVTNLNDSGPGSFRDAISQPDRVIVFDVSGIIRIDERLVFSKNLTIAGQTAPGNGVVIYGNGVSFSGASDIIVRYLRIRMGASGDGGKDAAGISNGQNMIFDHCSVSWGKDETFSINSDGKGGGVGNITIQNTIMSQGLQPHSAGGLCQPTNEVGGVTLYRNFYADNATRNHKVKGLNQYINNVVYNWGSGGGYNLGGDSEGRIWADIQANYFIQGPNGSGTGVGRGNDLTAVYHKANKTDMDRNGVADGRDMTDDDFGGIAYATFEEFRQSAEYPTDGREHPVIASMFPTADEALQWVIDSVGASLPDRDEVDAYVIDELCSFGTKGATIGSEGALALKNNVGHFYNAVKPLDSDNDGMPDAWETANGLNPNDASDAVAYAENGYLNIENYINNIPVADRTFLKYPVDLALSALDTAQVSIIFACHEKADGAKIRVELMKEGESAFTPVDTLDDVTVGSFQIDGLSSKSTYTARFITFTSEMESLPADIEFTTPSAPGAPDMSTDPYPADGSTIEEYMTATLRFSNATSGRPSYHIYIGTSPDDLDSVTTTKAKSYTMDLEQNTTYYWRVDASNNLGRTEGTVWSFTSGREPVRTKVAYFAFDETSGSTAVNAPSDEEIIANDATPYGSYVPVWGEGKIGGGIAFSAANATDGMIVPSYEAIEFESAPFSYELWFKSTAGNSSQSRYLLHKGSHSSEIAGNTGSWFGLEYKNGRLYFGVDDDVTKSLAEGSATSYFDGNWHHVVAVRDVENAQLRLYIDGELFASGEDKTGAISGEEALVIGNVNINFDAPFIGSIDEFTLYNDALTEIEIKAKYEHGVTAIEEVEQEENAGELTVYPNPFEEAFSIIVPQNTMTVKVEIYNLSGTLVYSRDVAASSGIAEIRGLDQLPAGAYSCIVTTGNQTHATRIMKY from the coding sequence ATGAAAAGAGTTTTACTATCTATCTGCATGGCTTTTGCCTTGGCGGGCGGAGCGGCAGCCGACGGGCTGGTCGCTTTCCCCGGTGCAGAAGGCTACGGCCGTTTTGCGCGTGGTGCCCGTGCCGGGTCGAATCCGACGGTTTACCATGTAACCAACCTGAATGATTCCGGCCCCGGTTCATTCCGCGATGCCATCAGTCAGCCCGACCGTGTCATCGTTTTCGATGTGTCGGGTATCATAAGAATCGATGAACGTCTTGTCTTTTCCAAGAACCTCACCATCGCCGGCCAGACGGCTCCCGGTAACGGCGTGGTCATTTACGGAAACGGTGTTTCGTTTTCAGGCGCGAGTGATATCATTGTCCGCTATTTGCGTATCCGCATGGGCGCGAGTGGAGACGGCGGGAAAGATGCTGCTGGTATTTCCAATGGCCAAAACATGATTTTTGACCACTGCTCGGTTTCTTGGGGAAAAGACGAGACTTTCTCCATCAACTCCGATGGCAAGGGCGGCGGTGTGGGAAACATCACCATACAGAATACGATAATGAGCCAGGGCTTGCAACCCCACTCGGCCGGCGGTCTTTGCCAGCCTACCAATGAGGTGGGCGGCGTGACGCTTTACCGCAATTTTTATGCCGATAATGCCACCCGCAACCACAAGGTGAAAGGGCTGAACCAGTACATCAACAATGTGGTGTATAACTGGGGCAGCGGTGGCGGTTATAACCTCGGCGGCGATTCCGAAGGCCGCATCTGGGCCGACATACAGGCCAACTACTTTATCCAGGGTCCGAACGGCAGCGGCACCGGCGTGGGTCGCGGCAATGACCTTACGGCCGTTTACCACAAGGCCAACAAAACCGATATGGACCGCAACGGTGTTGCCGACGGCCGTGATATGACCGACGACGATTTCGGCGGCATTGCTTATGCTACGTTTGAAGAGTTCCGGCAGAGTGCCGAATATCCTACCGACGGCCGGGAGCACCCCGTCATAGCTTCGATGTTCCCGACTGCCGATGAAGCCCTCCAATGGGTCATCGATAGCGTGGGAGCCTCTTTGCCCGACCGTGATGAAGTCGATGCCTATGTCATCGATGAGTTGTGCTCATTTGGAACCAAAGGCGCAACGATAGGCAGTGAAGGTGCTTTGGCGTTGAAAAATAATGTAGGGCACTTCTACAATGCCGTGAAACCGCTGGATTCGGACAATGACGGTATGCCCGATGCTTGGGAAACGGCCAACGGACTCAATCCCAATGATGCTTCCGATGCCGTGGCTTATGCAGAAAACGGTTACCTCAATATCGAGAATTACATCAACAACATACCTGTTGCCGACCGCACGTTCTTGAAATATCCGGTCGACTTGGCATTGAGTGCACTCGACACGGCACAAGTCTCCATCATCTTTGCCTGCCACGAGAAAGCCGACGGTGCCAAAATCCGCGTCGAACTGATGAAGGAGGGCGAATCGGCGTTCACGCCTGTCGATACCCTCGACGATGTGACTGTGGGGTCTTTCCAAATCGATGGCCTCTCTTCGAAATCGACCTACACGGCTCGTTTTATCACCTTCACCTCCGAAATGGAATCTCTGCCCGCCGACATTGAATTTACCACCCCGAGTGCCCCCGGTGCTCCCGATATGTCGACCGACCCCTATCCCGCCGACGGCTCTACCATCGAAGAGTATATGACCGCGACCTTGCGTTTCTCCAATGCGACATCGGGTCGTCCTTCTTATCACATTTATATCGGGACATCGCCCGATGATTTGGATTCCGTAACGACAACCAAGGCTAAGTCGTACACGATGGATTTGGAGCAGAACACCACCTATTATTGGCGTGTCGATGCCAGCAATAATTTGGGTCGCACCGAAGGCACGGTATGGAGTTTCACTTCGGGACGGGAGCCTGTCCGCACCAAGGTGGCCTACTTCGCTTTCGATGAGACCTCCGGCTCTACGGCGGTGAATGCTCCCTCCGATGAAGAAATTATTGCCAACGATGCCACCCCCTACGGCTCTTATGTCCCGGTGTGGGGTGAAGGCAAAATCGGCGGCGGTATTGCATTCTCGGCAGCCAACGCAACTGATGGCATGATTGTGCCCTCTTATGAGGCCATAGAATTTGAAAGCGCACCGTTCTCGTATGAACTTTGGTTCAAGTCGACCGCGGGCAACAGCTCACAGAGCCGTTATCTGCTCCACAAGGGCAGCCACTCGTCGGAAATCGCCGGTAACACCGGCTCATGGTTCGGCCTCGAATATAAGAACGGACGCCTCTATTTCGGCGTCGATGACGACGTGACGAAATCTCTGGCCGAAGGCTCGGCAACCTCCTATTTCGATGGCAACTGGCACCATGTAGTGGCCGTGCGCGACGTGGAGAATGCACAACTCCGCCTCTATATCGACGGCGAACTCTTCGCTTCGGGCGAAGACAAGACCGGAGCCATCTCGGGCGAAGAAGCCTTGGTTATCGGCAATGTGAACATCAATTTCGATGCGCCGTTTATCGGTTCTATCGATGAATTCACGCTTTACAACGACGCTCTCACCGAGATTGAAATCAAGGCCAAATATGAGCACGGCGTGACGGCTATCGAGGAAGTGGAACAAGAGGAGAACGCCGGGGAGTTGACCGTTTATCCCAACCCCTTCGAAGAAGCATTCTCGATTATCGTTCCTCAAAACACCATGACGGTGAAAGTCGAGATTTACAACCTCTCGGGTACGCTTGTTTACAGCCGCGACGTGGCTGCGTCGAGTGGTATCGCCGAGATAAGAGGCCTCGACCAGTTGCCGGCCGGTGCATATAGTTGTATCGTTACAACCGGCAACCAGACACATGCCACCCGCATAATGAAATATTAA
- a CDS encoding sialate O-acetylesterase has product MVLQQHAQVRIWGKAAPGEKVTVAPSWSRKKQKTVAAADSTWLVEIATPAASSQAVSLTVKGRNTIEIKNVLIGEVWLCSGQSNMEFPVDRDTTSRWKNAMSTVKQELQNADYPEMRFFRVEHQLSPDAPLDDCVGTWEVCTPATAARFSAVGFVFGRKIHNAIHQPVGLIQSTWGGTHAESWTRKEAMQGDYYERLRADQQAIIANLPAEKERYAREMSAYKAALEANPDTALKVPAKVKKLNDNLRMSTLWNAMINPILPYTIKGVIWYQGESNDSRPADYEMVFANLIHSWRAEWKQGDFPFYFVQIAPYRKQSPTLREGQLRVWQKVPNTGMAVITDAGDSTNIHPRNKVIPGERLAFWALSHDYGFDVPYMGPVYKSMKVDGPVVELTFDYVGSGLDSKGEPLRGFVIAGRDGIFYPARAVIKGDKVEVSSPQVASPVAVRYGWDKFFRVNLYNREGLPATPFRTDNWKL; this is encoded by the coding sequence ATGGTGCTGCAACAGCATGCCCAAGTGCGCATTTGGGGAAAAGCAGCTCCCGGAGAGAAAGTCACCGTCGCTCCCTCGTGGAGCCGCAAGAAACAGAAAACCGTGGCGGCCGCCGACAGTACCTGGCTTGTCGAGATAGCCACACCGGCTGCCTCTTCACAAGCCGTTTCGCTCACGGTCAAGGGGCGCAATACGATAGAGATAAAGAATGTGCTCATCGGTGAGGTGTGGCTCTGTTCGGGACAGTCCAACATGGAGTTCCCCGTAGACCGCGACACGACCAGCCGTTGGAAAAACGCCATGTCGACGGTGAAGCAGGAACTGCAAAATGCCGATTATCCCGAAATGCGCTTTTTCAGGGTCGAGCACCAGCTGTCGCCCGATGCTCCCCTCGACGATTGTGTCGGCACTTGGGAGGTGTGTACGCCCGCAACGGCGGCACGTTTCTCGGCCGTAGGTTTCGTCTTTGGACGCAAAATCCATAATGCCATACATCAGCCCGTCGGCCTCATACAGTCGACCTGGGGCGGTACCCATGCCGAGTCGTGGACCCGGAAAGAGGCCATGCAGGGCGACTATTACGAGCGTCTGCGTGCCGACCAACAGGCCATTATCGCTAATCTGCCGGCCGAGAAAGAACGGTATGCCCGCGAAATGTCGGCCTATAAGGCCGCCTTGGAGGCCAACCCCGATACTGCCCTGAAAGTCCCCGCCAAGGTGAAGAAACTCAACGACAACCTGCGCATGTCGACCCTGTGGAATGCCATGATAAACCCCATATTGCCTTACACCATCAAGGGGGTGATTTGGTATCAAGGCGAGAGTAACGACAGCCGTCCGGCCGATTATGAGATGGTATTTGCCAATCTCATTCACAGTTGGCGGGCCGAGTGGAAGCAAGGCGATTTCCCCTTCTATTTCGTGCAGATTGCCCCCTATCGCAAGCAGTCGCCCACTCTGCGTGAAGGCCAGTTGCGGGTGTGGCAGAAGGTGCCCAATACCGGCATGGCCGTCATTACCGACGCCGGCGACTCGACCAACATACACCCCCGCAACAAGGTCATTCCCGGCGAGCGGCTTGCCTTTTGGGCGTTGTCGCACGACTACGGCTTTGATGTGCCCTACATGGGACCCGTCTATAAAAGCATGAAGGTGGACGGCCCGGTGGTCGAATTGACGTTCGATTATGTCGGCTCGGGTCTCGATTCCAAAGGAGAACCCCTGCGCGGATTTGTCATTGCCGGCCGTGACGGCATCTTCTATCCCGCCCGGGCCGTCATCAAGGGCGACAAGGTCGAGGTCTCTTCGCCGCAGGTCGCCTCGCCCGTGGCCGTCCGATATGGTTGGGACAAGTTCTTCCGCGTCAACCTCTACAACCGCGAAGGCTTGCCCGCCACCCCTTTCCGCACCGATAACTGGAAATTGTAA
- a CDS encoding alpha-N-arabinofuranosidase, with protein sequence MKKLFCSLFLAVCACGLAAQDPVTVTVHTTQGTQKISRHIYGQFAEHLGTCIYGGLWVGEDSEIPNTQGYRTDVLEALKRLHIPNLRWPGGCFADEYHWMDGIGPRAERPKMSNNNWGGLVEDNSFGTHEFLNLCEILGCEPYVSLNVGSGTVEEMAKWVEYMTSDGDTPMAKLRRENGRDKAWKVRFIGVGNESWGCGGNMRPEYYADLYRRYSTYCRNYDGNRLFKIACGAGEYDLKWTETMMQRVGTRMNGLSLHYYTVTGWSGKKGSATEFDEEDYYWTIGKCLDIENAIKAHIAIMDKYDPKKRVGLMVDEWGTWWEPEPGTQLYQQNTLRDAFVAALSLNVFHKYVDRIRMTNIAQIVNVLQSMILTKGDKMVLTPTYYVYEMYQPHQDATSLPLDIEAPTRQVRGDRTIPLVSATASRDEAGRIHVSLANVDVDRARKIHIVLDGTQAAKVSGTVLTSKKITDLNTFEKPDKIKLKPFKGAKLSGGVVEVNMPAHSIVTLEIE encoded by the coding sequence ATGAAAAAGCTTTTTTGTTCTCTGTTTTTGGCGGTCTGCGCCTGCGGGCTTGCGGCGCAAGACCCCGTGACGGTTACGGTGCACACGACGCAAGGTACCCAAAAAATCAGCCGGCACATCTACGGCCAGTTTGCCGAGCATCTGGGAACCTGCATCTATGGAGGCTTGTGGGTCGGTGAAGATTCGGAGATACCCAACACGCAGGGGTATCGCACCGACGTGCTCGAAGCCCTCAAACGCCTTCATATTCCCAACCTCCGTTGGCCGGGCGGTTGCTTTGCCGATGAATACCATTGGATGGACGGCATCGGCCCCCGCGCCGAGCGACCCAAGATGAGCAACAACAACTGGGGCGGATTGGTCGAAGACAACAGTTTCGGTACCCATGAGTTCCTCAACCTCTGCGAAATACTGGGCTGCGAACCCTATGTGAGCCTCAATGTCGGTAGCGGCACGGTCGAGGAGATGGCCAAATGGGTCGAGTACATGACTTCCGACGGGGATACCCCCATGGCCAAGCTGCGCCGCGAGAACGGCCGGGACAAAGCCTGGAAGGTGCGTTTCATCGGCGTGGGCAACGAGAGTTGGGGTTGCGGCGGGAACATGCGTCCCGAGTATTATGCCGACCTCTATCGCCGCTACTCGACCTATTGCCGCAACTACGATGGAAACCGGCTCTTCAAGATTGCCTGCGGGGCAGGGGAGTATGACTTGAAGTGGACCGAGACGATGATGCAGCGCGTGGGTACCCGCATGAACGGGCTCTCGCTCCACTATTACACCGTGACCGGTTGGAGCGGAAAGAAAGGCTCGGCAACGGAATTTGATGAGGAGGATTATTACTGGACGATAGGTAAATGCCTCGACATCGAGAATGCCATCAAGGCGCACATCGCCATCATGGACAAATACGACCCCAAGAAGCGCGTCGGCCTCATGGTCGACGAGTGGGGCACTTGGTGGGAACCCGAGCCCGGCACGCAGCTTTACCAGCAGAACACGCTGCGCGACGCTTTTGTGGCCGCCCTTTCGCTCAACGTCTTCCATAAATATGTCGACCGCATTCGCATGACAAACATCGCGCAGATTGTCAATGTCCTGCAATCGATGATACTCACCAAGGGCGACAAGATGGTGCTCACCCCCACCTATTATGTGTATGAGATGTATCAGCCCCACCAGGATGCCACCAGCCTTCCTTTGGACATCGAGGCGCCCACCCGCCAGGTGCGCGGCGACCGCACGATACCCTTGGTGAGCGCCACGGCTTCACGCGATGAGGCGGGACGCATACACGTCTCGTTGGCCAATGTCGATGTCGACCGGGCGCGGAAAATACACATCGTCCTCGATGGAACACAAGCCGCAAAGGTCTCGGGCACGGTGCTTACGTCAAAGAAAATTACCGACCTCAACACCTTTGAAAAACCCGACAAAATCAAACTCAAACCCTTCAAGGGCGCCAAACTGTCGGGCGGCGTTGTCGAGGTGAACATGCCTGCGCATTCGATTGTCACGCTCGAAATCGAATAA
- a CDS encoding T9SS type A sorting domain-containing protein: MKKITLLVAAVLASAGMSAQTVLKWAAYNDTDVDTAAVFPWSSTFMTWVEETGSIDDQAKGFADGSVALFNDEAITALEYLEDLATTSPKLTVSQLRAAIGGIRAENSDALTINLLPADESVTFEGTEGATLVKSNGGVLYTDVINNLPGGTIVKEKGRVARYSDASAGSRLFGPTVTVEGEGAIDLGTNNSDTYKKLTADLVIPEGSTMNVYMSRYSMFTADSSKTVSGAGTLNFYSRGDRAFLGGGGKGETEPTYFWDFNGDIHVYQDPEFADNGAGFYGIILATHSAKGKGATSQYYDRTSGDSLLYNVWKRQDPVLDSLVYDWCDIDLTIHDNGGLAVGSAGNDAGSNITILKVKSLNVEEKGTIFGYYKDSNPQLAIIFGGDDADGRIDGVITSMPKGKEAPYYPWKECGVALFKEGTGTYYLTSNENQILQGVEVWEGRMMFNNSLDTATATGQHKLSTNNTVTCRPTGTIGGYGTIGGHTALYGTLQPGSDAIGTLTIDGTYAKVGYAEKKSAAGSEVYERTAGSAANLLLYNGATMEFEIINKDKHDEVLVQNQVRLYSDTEGGTDAKINIKLSPRDEWSLAAGDTMVLLQADSLVSFVDGVDLTNYFNLTTEGFDGATFALRSVQIPGEYSSTFNPETGTVDVEQTAAPQYMLVAEVLTAGSGSAEPDAIESVEADNSNLQVYPNPAVDGNVTVAVADGEMAQVAVYNSAAQLVKSVAAAESTLTLDVSDLQAGIYYVRVTTADKAYTQKLVVK, encoded by the coding sequence ATGAAAAAAATTACTCTTTTAGTGGCGGCAGTACTTGCTTCGGCAGGTATGTCCGCTCAGACTGTTTTGAAATGGGCCGCATACAACGACACCGACGTTGATACGGCAGCTGTTTTCCCGTGGAGTTCGACGTTTATGACATGGGTAGAAGAGACAGGAAGTATTGATGACCAGGCCAAAGGCTTTGCCGACGGAAGTGTCGCATTGTTCAATGATGAGGCGATCACTGCTTTGGAGTACTTGGAAGATTTGGCAACCACGTCGCCCAAGTTGACCGTGAGTCAACTCAGAGCAGCCATCGGTGGTATCCGTGCTGAGAACAGCGATGCCTTGACCATCAATCTGTTGCCTGCCGATGAGTCGGTAACATTTGAAGGAACCGAAGGTGCCACTTTGGTGAAAAGCAACGGCGGTGTCCTTTACACCGATGTTATCAACAATCTCCCCGGCGGAACGATTGTGAAAGAGAAGGGTCGCGTGGCTCGTTATTCCGATGCTTCGGCCGGGTCGAGACTTTTTGGACCGACGGTGACCGTCGAAGGTGAAGGTGCTATCGACTTGGGAACGAACAACAGCGATACGTATAAAAAACTGACCGCCGACCTCGTGATTCCCGAAGGTTCGACGATGAATGTCTACATGTCGCGCTATTCGATGTTTACGGCCGATTCCAGCAAGACCGTCAGCGGCGCCGGTACGCTCAACTTCTATTCGCGCGGTGACCGTGCTTTCCTCGGCGGCGGTGGCAAGGGTGAGACCGAGCCGACCTATTTTTGGGATTTCAACGGCGACATCCATGTTTACCAGGATCCTGAGTTTGCCGATAACGGCGCCGGTTTCTATGGCATTATTTTGGCTACACACTCGGCCAAAGGCAAAGGTGCCACCTCTCAATACTACGACCGTACCAGCGGCGACTCGTTGCTTTACAATGTATGGAAACGTCAAGATCCCGTTTTGGACAGTTTGGTTTATGACTGGTGCGATATCGACCTGACGATCCACGACAACGGAGGTCTTGCCGTAGGTTCTGCCGGAAACGATGCCGGTTCGAACATTACGATTTTGAAAGTGAAGAGCCTCAACGTGGAAGAAAAAGGTACCATCTTTGGTTACTACAAGGATTCTAACCCCCAGTTGGCCATTATCTTCGGCGGTGACGATGCCGACGGTCGCATCGACGGTGTTATCACCTCCATGCCCAAAGGTAAAGAAGCTCCCTATTATCCTTGGAAAGAGTGCGGTGTAGCTCTCTTCAAAGAAGGAACGGGAACCTATTACCTCACCTCCAACGAGAACCAAATCTTGCAAGGTGTAGAAGTGTGGGAAGGTAGAATGATGTTTAATAACTCGCTCGACACGGCTACCGCCACAGGTCAACACAAACTCTCGACCAACAATACGGTAACCTGCCGTCCTACCGGTACGATCGGTGGTTACGGAACCATCGGCGGCCACACCGCCCTTTACGGTACCTTGCAACCGGGTAGCGATGCCATCGGTACGCTGACTATTGATGGTACTTATGCCAAAGTGGGTTACGCCGAGAAGAAATCCGCCGCCGGTTCAGAGGTATATGAAAGAACCGCCGGTTCTGCCGCCAACCTCCTCCTTTACAACGGAGCTACGATGGAGTTCGAAATCATCAACAAAGACAAACACGATGAAGTCTTGGTTCAAAACCAGGTACGTCTCTACTCCGATACCGAAGGTGGAACGGATGCCAAAATCAACATCAAACTCTCTCCGCGTGATGAATGGTCGTTGGCTGCCGGTGATACGATGGTTCTCCTACAGGCCGACTCGCTCGTCAGCTTCGTCGACGGTGTTGACCTCACCAATTACTTCAACCTCACGACCGAAGGTTTCGATGGCGCTACTTTTGCCCTGAGATCGGTACAAATCCCCGGTGAATATTCCAGCACTTTCAATCCTGAGACCGGAACGGTTGATGTAGAACAAACAGCTGCTCCCCAATACATGCTGGTAGCCGAAGTGTTGACCGCCGGTTCGGGTAGCGCAGAGCCCGACGCCATCGAAAGCGTAGAAGCCGACAACAGCAACCTGCAAGTATATCCCAACCCCGCTGTCGATGGTAATGTAACTGTAGCCGTTGCTGACGGAGAAATGGCTCAGGTAGCCGTTTACAACTCAGCCGCCCAACTCGTGAAATCGGTAGCCGCCGCAGAATCGACCCTTACGCTCGACGTATCGGATCTCCAAGCCGGCATCTACTATGTACGCGTTACCACGGCCGACAAGGCTTACACCCAGAAACTGGTCGTAAAATAA